The Helicobacter sp. 'house sparrow 1' genome includes the window ATTGTTTTGTGTACCTTCTCTAATTCTTTTGAATTTTGATTGCTGTAGTTAAGTGCGATTGTAATTACATCCATTAATTGCCTATAAGTCACATCATTTGCTTTTGTAGCAGTAACAGTAGGGGGTTCATCATGTGGATCAAAAATTGGAATAATATAATCCTCTTGTTTAGGGTCCTTGTTTGGCAGACTTAAATAAGATCCCTTAGAATCAAGTGTGATTGTTGCATCAAGATCAATACCATTGTGATCTCTTAGTGTTAATTTAAAGCTCTTTTTATCCATATCTGTGCCTGTAACTTCAGACAATTTTGTATCTTCATTTGCAACATCAATACCATCTGCAATACTCTGTACAACATTTCCTACAAGCTTTGAGCCTTGATTTGTAAAGAAGGTTTGATCATATTGTGTTCTAAAGTCTGATGCAAAACCTTTTATGATGTTGCCATTAGAATCTAGGGTTTCAAGGTCGAAAAAAAGATTTGTCTCTCTTTCTTCTTCTTGTGCTTCCTTGTCAATTAAAACCAACTTCCCATTGGTAAATTCTGCATTAACTTCGCTTCCATAAAAATCTTGAATTTGCTTGACAAAATCTTTTATATTTGTATCTTTTGTGCTTACTTTTAGGACATTTTCACTTTGATCACCACTTTTTTTCAAAACAATAAAATCTGTATCATTAGAAACAATATCCCTAAGCATTGTGTTTCTATCTGCTAATGTATTTTTATTTGTAATAAAGGTTGCATTAAAGTCTAGCTGTGCGTGATTATAATAGTTCTTTGTAGAGCGAATTTTATCTAGAACATAATTTGTCATAAAAGGACTTTGAACATAGTTTGTAATTCTTGCTCCAGTTGTGTAAAGCTGTGTGATATCATCAACTTCCGTATCACTAGAAATCATATGAAATTGAATAGAAGAACTTCCAGCTCTTAAGTCTTTGATTTCTATTTGTCCCCAATCATTTAAAGATACATCTACAACCTTGTTTTGAGAAGTATTTCCAAATTCTTCCCCAATTTTATTAAGCAAATCTCTTATTGTTGTAGCACTATTTCTATCTCCATATCCCTTATCAAATGCAAATCTCGATTTAAAAGCGACACCATCAGCTCCTACGCCTCTAATATAAAAATATTCTTTCCCATCATTAGTTGTATCGTTATCATTATCACCAACTAAATCTCTGATTGTATCATTAGCGGTAAGATAGACTTCTTGTGATGGAATAGCATTATTTGGAGCTTCCATTACATTTGGGTGAAGTTTTGATTGATTTAGAAGTTTGATATTTGTTGTAATATGCTTGGAAGTATCCGCATCTCTACTTAAGAATAATTGTTCTCCTGTAATATTATAAGGAACTAAATTGTTTGAACTAATGAGTGCAGATAAGGTTTCATTGTTACCATAATAATTGCCATTAGAATCAAAGGGGATTTTATCAACCTTGCTCCCAGCAAAAATATACTCTCCACCCACAGAGGTATTGGCAAGATTTAGCATATGATGTTTAATACCTCTTAAATCTGAGGCAATTGCTTTTCGTGAGGTTTCTGATTGAACATTATTTGCTGCTTGTAATAATTTTGTCTTAAATTGCACCATTGCTTGAGAAAGTTCACTAAGAGTCTTATCTGTATTTAAGGTTTTTATTTCTGCGTTCTTGGCAACATCAATACTTTGCCCTAGAGTTGCAGTTTCATAATCAAGTTTTAGATCCTGATTATATACACTACTATCCTCATATCCCTGCTGTATTTTTAGGCCAGAGGCGATTTTATTATTCGCACTATTGAGCTTATTTTGAAGGGTATTTTGATGGTAGTTCATCTGATTGTATTTGGTTCCAAAAGTAACTCTCATAAAGCTAAACTTAACTCCAAAATTTATATTGATTTCTAAACCATATGTTTAATTTAGAATTTTTATTCATTTAAGGTAAAAGCAAAAATAATTCCAAAAATACTTTTTCTGTTTATACTTAGAGATTTTTGCTTTCCCTTAGTTTAATAAAACCGCCCAGCAAAATCGTCAAAATTTTATTTTATTTTAATCGGTATAAAAAAAATTGCTAAAATTATGCTTTTAGTTATAAAGCTACTAGAAATTTCAGAAAAAGGATATTTATGAAAATAGTTAATACTTTAAACGCACCTCAAGCAATAGGACCTTATTCACAGGCAATTGAGCTTAATGGATTACTTTATACTTCTGGTCAAATTCCACTTGATAAAGATGGTAATTTTGTGGAAGGGGATATAAAGGTTCAAACAAAGCAAGTATTGCATAATTTAGGAGAGGTTTTAAAAGAAGCAGGAAGTAGTTTTAATAGCGTGATTAAAACAACTGTTTTTCTTTCAAATATGGATGATTTTGTTGCATTTAATGAAGTTTATGCAAGCTTTTTTGGCGACCATAAACCTGCTAGAAGCACAATTGCTGTAAAGACTTTACCAAAAAATGCACTAGTAGAGATTGAGTGCATCGCAAGAATTGGTTAATTTTTAAAGTTTTATGATAAAATAGCGACTTTGTTTCGCGTTACGCGTTTCAATTAGATTTTTTAATGTCTTAATTTAAGGAAAAGCTATGTATGCAGTGTTTAAGAATGGAGGCAAACAATACAAGGTCCAAGAAGGAAGCATTGTTCTTCTTGATAAAATGAGCCTTGAGCCAAAGTCAAAAATAAAGTTTGAGGAAGTTTTAGCTATTTCTAAAGATAGTGATCTTGTGGTTGGAAAACCTTTTATTAATGGTGCTGTGATTGAAGCAGAAGTCATTAATGAGGGTCGTGGTAGAAAGGTTATAACTTTTAAGAAGAGAAGAAGAAAAGATAGTAAAACCAAGAGAGGTTTTAGACGCGACTTTACAAGAGTGCGTATTTTGAAGATTGTAGGATAAGGAGCAGTATATGGCACACAAGAAAGGTCAGGGAAGTACTCAGAATAATAGAGATTCTGCAGGTAGAAGACTTGGTATTAA containing:
- the flgL gene encoding flagellar hook-associated protein FlgL, which translates into the protein MRVTFGTKYNQMNYHQNTLQNKLNSANNKIASGLKIQQGYEDSSVYNQDLKLDYETATLGQSIDVAKNAEIKTLNTDKTLSELSQAMVQFKTKLLQAANNVQSETSRKAIASDLRGIKHHMLNLANTSVGGEYIFAGSKVDKIPFDSNGNYYGNNETLSALISSNNLVPYNITGEQLFLSRDADTSKHITTNIKLLNQSKLHPNVMEAPNNAIPSQEVYLTANDTIRDLVGDNDNDTTNDGKEYFYIRGVGADGVAFKSRFAFDKGYGDRNSATTIRDLLNKIGEEFGNTSQNKVVDVSLNDWGQIEIKDLRAGSSSIQFHMISSDTEVDDITQLYTTGARITNYVQSPFMTNYVLDKIRSTKNYYNHAQLDFNATFITNKNTLADRNTMLRDIVSNDTDFIVLKKSGDQSENVLKVSTKDTNIKDFVKQIQDFYGSEVNAEFTNGKLVLIDKEAQEEERETNLFFDLETLDSNGNIIKGFASDFRTQYDQTFFTNQGSKLVGNVVQSIADGIDVANEDTKLSEVTGTDMDKKSFKLTLRDHNGIDLDATITLDSKGSYLSLPNKDPKQEDYIIPIFDPHDEPPTVTATKANDVTYRQLMDVITIALNYSNQNSKELEKVHKTITQEAKEAYEDLLDKSNARLNINLDQQGKVVVQDKMASNTKMKVMFSNDDSDDFSIKGIKNAKKSLTLNANNAITIDQPQINFFAQIDEIIDAVDRNIYRPGAFDTYNSDMRNLGIQNGILTFDHLSDHIEKMIALNGSHGRTFGNIIRRNEILKTQVESMKAENIGIDVAETYNKFSNLNNNYNAVLNSTSKINQMSLVNYL
- a CDS encoding RidA family protein; this translates as MKIVNTLNAPQAIGPYSQAIELNGLLYTSGQIPLDKDGNFVEGDIKVQTKQVLHNLGEVLKEAGSSFNSVIKTTVFLSNMDDFVAFNEVYASFFGDHKPARSTIAVKTLPKNALVEIECIARIG
- the rplU gene encoding 50S ribosomal protein L21 — translated: MYAVFKNGGKQYKVQEGSIVLLDKMSLEPKSKIKFEEVLAISKDSDLVVGKPFINGAVIEAEVINEGRGRKVITFKKRRRKDSKTKRGFRRDFTRVRILKIVG